In one Paraburkholderia megapolitana genomic region, the following are encoded:
- a CDS encoding LysR family transcriptional regulator, which produces MNWDNARYFLAVARVGTLRGAAARLSVDQATVGRRIAALEETLAARLFLRTPTLYVLTPAGEALLEPAESMEQAALQIERRVAGLDDQLSGTIRVATTDSLAKRFVIPAIARVRKEHPGIDIVCLTSPAIANLTRREADLAIRTLRPDAPDLIARRLAQLEAGLYASHSYVAARGEPREGEAFEGHDLVMYEQPVVPSMWDALCGEPTTRGRVVFQTSSTMMLFEAACAGLGVTELPCFRADHEPQLVRVMPQRTDRFDAWLVAHADLYKTARMQALIAAVTDEFASLAH; this is translated from the coding sequence ATGAACTGGGACAACGCACGCTATTTTCTGGCCGTAGCGCGGGTGGGCACGCTGCGCGGCGCGGCGGCGCGCCTGAGCGTCGATCAGGCGACGGTCGGCAGGCGCATTGCCGCGCTCGAAGAAACGCTGGCCGCGCGGCTCTTCCTGCGCACGCCGACGTTATACGTGCTGACGCCGGCGGGCGAGGCGTTGCTGGAACCGGCCGAATCGATGGAGCAGGCTGCGTTGCAGATCGAGCGTCGCGTCGCGGGGCTCGACGACCAGCTGTCCGGCACGATCCGCGTCGCGACGACCGATTCGCTGGCGAAGCGCTTCGTCATTCCCGCCATCGCGCGGGTACGCAAGGAGCATCCAGGCATCGACATCGTCTGTCTGACTTCGCCGGCCATCGCCAACCTGACGCGACGCGAGGCCGATCTCGCGATCCGCACGCTGCGGCCCGACGCGCCGGACCTGATCGCGCGGCGGCTGGCCCAGCTCGAAGCGGGTCTCTACGCGTCGCATTCGTATGTGGCGGCGCGTGGCGAGCCGCGTGAAGGCGAAGCGTTCGAAGGACACGACCTCGTGATGTACGAGCAGCCAGTCGTGCCGTCGATGTGGGACGCGCTATGCGGCGAGCCGACGACGCGGGGGCGCGTGGTGTTTCAGACCTCGTCGACGATGATGCTGTTCGAGGCCGCCTGCGCCGGGCTCGGTGTGACCGAGTTGCCGTGCTTTCGTGCCGACCACGAGCCGCAGCTGGTGCGCGTGATGCCGCAGCGCACCGATCGCTTCGATGCGTGGCTCGTCGCGCATGCCGACCTGTATAAGACCGCGCGGATGCAGGCGTTGATCGCGGCCGTGACCGACGAGTTTGCTTCGCTCGCGCATTGA
- a CDS encoding diaminopropionate ammonia-lyase: protein MTTFITNPQAVRDTYDAALRQIMSIERAEESRRWLAHWPMLASGPTPLWSLPDLAARLGIAQLALKDESKRASAGSFKVLGAPIALVRLIIRQFAAQGWKAADLFAGRHAEALSSFTVVSATDGNHGRALAAAAQSIGCRCVIVIHRHVSDERAASIAAFGARVIRIDGNYDASVVEAARLAEEHGWHVVSDTSWDGYEEIPRDVMQGYGTIAAEAIEQAGGASHATVCPFTHVLLQGGVGGLAAGIVSYFAEMWGAQRPTFIVVEPQQADCLLQSALAQRAALATGSVDSVMAGLACGATSPLAWRFLAPSVDGFMTVDDDEAIDAMRLIAAGGPRDVPIVGGESGVAGLAGLIALANHVEWRERAALDAASRVLLINTEGATAPTLYRELVGRSADDVLAAQARHPGSR, encoded by the coding sequence ATGACGACGTTCATCACCAACCCGCAAGCCGTGCGCGACACCTATGACGCAGCGCTGCGGCAGATCATGAGTATCGAGCGCGCCGAAGAAAGCCGTCGCTGGCTCGCGCACTGGCCGATGCTTGCGTCCGGACCGACTCCGCTGTGGTCGCTACCCGATCTCGCCGCGCGCCTCGGCATCGCGCAGCTTGCGCTCAAGGATGAATCGAAGCGCGCGTCGGCTGGCAGCTTCAAGGTGCTCGGCGCACCGATCGCACTGGTGCGGTTGATCATCAGGCAGTTTGCCGCACAGGGATGGAAAGCGGCGGATCTGTTCGCCGGGCGCCACGCGGAGGCGCTCAGCAGCTTCACTGTCGTCAGCGCCACCGACGGCAATCATGGCCGCGCGCTGGCTGCCGCTGCGCAAAGCATCGGCTGCCGGTGCGTGATCGTGATTCATCGGCACGTGAGCGACGAGCGGGCTGCATCGATTGCGGCGTTCGGTGCACGCGTGATTCGCATCGACGGCAATTACGATGCGTCGGTGGTCGAGGCTGCGCGTCTTGCCGAGGAACATGGCTGGCATGTCGTGTCGGACACGTCGTGGGACGGCTACGAAGAGATTCCACGCGATGTGATGCAGGGCTACGGCACGATCGCCGCCGAAGCGATCGAACAGGCCGGCGGCGCGTCGCACGCAACCGTCTGTCCGTTTACGCACGTACTGTTGCAAGGTGGCGTGGGTGGGCTCGCCGCCGGCATCGTCAGTTATTTTGCGGAGATGTGGGGCGCGCAGCGACCGACGTTTATCGTCGTCGAGCCGCAGCAAGCCGACTGCCTGCTGCAAAGCGCGCTCGCGCAGCGCGCGGCGCTCGCGACCGGTTCGGTCGATTCGGTGATGGCCGGGCTTGCGTGCGGTGCGACTTCGCCGTTGGCGTGGCGTTTTCTGGCGCCGTCGGTGGACGGATTCATGACAGTCGATGACGACGAAGCCATCGATGCGATGCGGCTCATCGCTGCAGGCGGGCCGCGGGATGTACCGATTGTCGGCGGTGAATCGGGCGTGGCGGGACTCGCGGGCCTGATCGCGCTTGCGAATCACGTCGAGTGGCGCGAACGTGCGGCACTCGATGCAGCTTCACGTGTGTTGCTGATCAACACCGAAGGAGCAACCGCGCCGACTCTTTATCGCGAACTCGTCGGCCGTAGCGCGGACGATGTGCTTGCTGCGCAAGCGCGTCACCCTGGCAGCCGTTAA
- a CDS encoding Lrp/AsnC family transcriptional regulator, producing the protein MTLDRLDVQILNLLQEDASMPLRALAERVHSSVATCQRRINQLKADGVLIRQVAIVDRMRVGRALTAFVSVELDRQNNALLRAFEKRMAAEADVMACYEVSGEFDFMLIVNSTSMDAYHAFTRRVFSSNNNVRNFKSNFAMNCSKFETKIALDEPSD; encoded by the coding sequence ATGACGCTCGATCGTCTCGATGTGCAGATACTGAACCTGCTGCAGGAGGACGCATCGATGCCGCTGCGCGCGCTGGCGGAGCGTGTGCATAGCTCGGTGGCGACATGCCAGCGGCGTATCAACCAGTTGAAGGCAGACGGCGTACTGATCCGGCAGGTCGCGATCGTCGACCGCATGCGCGTGGGCCGTGCGCTAACCGCGTTTGTCTCCGTCGAACTCGATCGGCAGAACAACGCACTGCTGCGCGCATTCGAAAAGAGAATGGCCGCGGAAGCCGACGTGATGGCCTGCTACGAAGTATCCGGAGAATTCGATTTCATGCTGATCGTCAATTCGACATCGATGGATGCTTATCACGCGTTTACGCGACGCGTTTTCTCGTCGAACAACAACGTGCGCAATTTCAAAAGCAACTTTGCGATGAACTGCTCGAAATTCGAAACGAAGATCGCACTCGACGAACCGTCCGACTAA
- a CDS encoding threonine/serine dehydratase: MDQLYERIVEAHRAIRPQVAVTPLTHSPLLSAATGCDVYLKCEHLQHTGSFKFRGATNKLRLLDPVLRRNGIAAVSTGNHGQGVALAGKLAGVPVTVYASVAASPVKLEAMRALGANVVTIDASTLEVELEAARRAQRDGLPFVPPYNDIDVIAGQGTIGIELAEQHSQLAAVFASVGGGGMISGIGAALEQASPATDIVGCWPTNAPALYRCLEAGKVIDVDETDTISDGTAGGVEPGAITFALAQRLIDRTVLVSEDEIKAAMKRLAQTDRWMVEGAAGVALASMLRSAAAYRGKAVAVVLCGRNIMLDKFVAAVK, from the coding sequence ATGGATCAACTGTACGAGCGCATCGTCGAAGCCCATCGCGCGATCCGGCCGCAGGTTGCAGTGACGCCGCTCACGCATAGTCCGCTGCTGTCCGCCGCGACCGGCTGCGACGTGTACCTCAAGTGTGAACATCTGCAGCACACGGGCTCGTTCAAGTTCCGTGGCGCGACGAACAAGCTGCGCCTGCTCGATCCCGTGTTGCGTCGTAACGGCATCGCCGCTGTGTCGACCGGTAATCACGGTCAGGGTGTGGCACTGGCCGGCAAGCTCGCCGGTGTGCCGGTCACTGTGTACGCATCGGTTGCTGCATCGCCTGTAAAGCTCGAAGCAATGCGGGCGCTCGGCGCGAACGTCGTGACAATCGATGCCTCGACACTCGAAGTCGAACTCGAAGCCGCGCGTCGCGCGCAACGCGATGGCCTGCCGTTCGTGCCGCCGTACAACGACATCGATGTGATCGCCGGACAAGGCACGATCGGTATCGAACTCGCGGAGCAACATTCACAGCTTGCGGCGGTGTTCGCATCGGTGGGCGGCGGCGGAATGATCTCGGGCATCGGCGCCGCGCTCGAACAGGCGAGCCCGGCTACCGATATCGTCGGTTGCTGGCCAACCAACGCACCGGCGCTCTATCGATGCCTGGAGGCCGGCAAGGTGATCGACGTCGACGAGACCGATACGATCTCGGACGGCACGGCGGGCGGTGTCGAGCCTGGTGCGATCACGTTCGCGCTTGCGCAGCGTTTGATCGACAGGACGGTGCTGGTTTCGGAAGACGAGATCAAGGCTGCGATGAAACGCCTTGCGCAGACCGATCGCTGGATGGTCGAAGGCGCGGCCGGCGTCGCGCTCGCGAGCATGCTGCGAAGTGCTGCTGCCTATCGCGGCAAGGCAGTCGCGGTCGTTCTATGCGGGCGTAACATCATGCTCGACAAGTTCGTCGCGGCGGTCAAATAA
- a CDS encoding winged helix-turn-helix domain-containing protein: protein MNTLPLSAARTLHLAAQGLLTPPRRKATKPDVLAAIRQMAQLQIDTIHVVARSPYLVLFSRLGPYLPQWLDEHLAEGSLFEYWSHEACFVPIEDYGLLRHRMLDPSGMGWKYAADWHKKYRRDIAKLLEHIRATGPVRSADFAREGGTGSGWWDWKPEKRHLEVLFAIGHLMVAERRNFQRVYDLTERVLPGWDDALHLQPVDVVEQTLLNRSCRSLGVVRADWVADYYRLPRRPYTDALHALADAGELLPVRVDGWKQDTFVHRELAPLIDDATSGRLASTVTTVLSPFDPVVWDRKRAAALFDFDYVIECYTPAEKRKYGYFVLPLLSRGKLVGRVDAKAHRASGVFELKSVHLEEGVRESGRLIADLKRALQRCAQWHGTPQLQITSAPAALKAALLADDESE, encoded by the coding sequence GTGAACACTCTTCCTCTCTCCGCCGCCCGCACGCTACATCTCGCCGCCCAGGGCCTGCTAACGCCGCCGCGCCGCAAGGCGACCAAGCCCGACGTACTCGCCGCGATCCGGCAGATGGCGCAACTGCAGATCGACACGATTCACGTCGTCGCGCGCAGCCCCTACCTCGTGCTGTTCAGCCGGCTCGGGCCGTATCTGCCGCAGTGGCTCGACGAACATCTCGCTGAAGGCAGCCTGTTCGAATACTGGTCGCATGAAGCGTGTTTCGTGCCGATCGAGGACTACGGTCTGCTACGTCACCGGATGCTCGATCCGTCCGGGATGGGCTGGAAATACGCCGCTGACTGGCACAAGAAGTATCGGCGCGATATCGCCAAGCTGCTTGAGCACATCCGCGCAACTGGCCCGGTACGTTCCGCCGATTTCGCGCGCGAGGGCGGCACAGGCAGCGGCTGGTGGGACTGGAAGCCCGAGAAGCGGCATCTCGAAGTGCTGTTCGCGATCGGCCACCTGATGGTCGCGGAGCGGCGCAATTTCCAGCGCGTCTACGACCTCACCGAGCGTGTGCTGCCTGGCTGGGACGACGCACTCCATCTTCAGCCCGTCGACGTCGTCGAGCAAACACTGCTGAACCGCAGTTGTCGCTCGCTGGGCGTGGTTCGCGCCGACTGGGTCGCCGATTACTACCGCTTGCCGCGTCGTCCGTACACCGATGCGCTGCACGCGCTCGCGGATGCGGGCGAGTTGCTGCCGGTGCGCGTCGACGGATGGAAGCAGGATACGTTCGTACATCGCGAGCTGGCGCCGCTCATCGACGACGCAACTAGTGGGCGCCTCGCGTCGACGGTGACGACCGTGCTGTCGCCATTCGATCCGGTTGTGTGGGACCGCAAGCGGGCGGCCGCGTTGTTCGATTTCGACTATGTGATCGAGTGCTATACGCCTGCTGAGAAGCGCAAGTACGGTTATTTCGTGCTGCCGCTGCTAAGCCGCGGCAAGCTGGTCGGGCGGGTCGATGCGAAGGCGCATCGCGCGAGCGGCGTGTTCGAACTGAAGTCGGTGCATCTCGAGGAAGGCGTGCGTGAAAGCGGTCGCTTGATAGCAGATCTCAAACGCGCATTGCAGCGCTGCGCGCAATGGCACGGCACGCCGCAATTGCAGATCACGTCTGCGCCGGCGGCGCTAAAGGCAGCGCTGCTCGCCGACGACGAGAGCGAGTAA
- a CDS encoding DMT family transporter, with amino-acid sequence MNLSLYALTVLIWGTTWIAIKWQLGVVAPPVSIAWRFWLAAAVLFALLRVMRRPVLPPREAWRFLVAQGLALFCVNFLCFYYAEQVVPSGLVAVVFSTAPLLNSLNGRLFMGRPLQPAAIVGALLGLAGIVCLFLQQMAGHIGDHATWLGLGIAFLGTLCFSAGNLLSSRMQSMGLHPLVTNSWAMLIGAVVLTVGSALAGLPFTVEPTARYLGALAYLAVPGSVIGFTAYLTLVGRIGPERAAYCTVLFPIVALAVSTVFEGYQWSALAVLGLVLVVAGNLVAFNLTRRFFARPAVSR; translated from the coding sequence ATGAATCTTTCGCTCTACGCGCTGACCGTCCTGATCTGGGGCACCACCTGGATTGCCATCAAGTGGCAGCTTGGCGTCGTGGCGCCGCCGGTGTCGATTGCGTGGCGCTTCTGGCTCGCCGCGGCAGTGCTGTTCGCGCTGCTGCGTGTGATGCGTCGGCCTGTGCTCCCGCCGCGCGAGGCATGGCGCTTTCTCGTCGCGCAGGGCCTCGCGTTGTTCTGCGTGAATTTCCTGTGCTTCTACTACGCGGAGCAGGTCGTGCCGAGCGGTCTCGTAGCGGTCGTGTTTTCCACGGCGCCGCTGTTGAATTCGCTCAATGGCCGGTTGTTCATGGGGCGGCCGCTGCAACCGGCGGCGATCGTCGGCGCGTTGCTCGGCCTTGCCGGTATCGTGTGCCTGTTCCTGCAACAGATGGCCGGCCACATCGGCGACCACGCTACGTGGCTCGGCCTTGGCATCGCGTTTCTCGGCACGCTGTGCTTTTCGGCGGGCAATCTGCTGTCGAGCCGGATGCAGTCGATGGGGTTGCATCCGCTCGTCACCAATAGCTGGGCAATGCTGATCGGTGCCGTCGTGCTGACCGTTGGCAGTGCGCTTGCGGGTCTGCCGTTCACGGTCGAGCCGACTGCGCGCTATCTGGGCGCGCTTGCATATCTCGCGGTGCCGGGTTCGGTGATTGGTTTCACTGCGTATCTGACGCTCGTCGGGCGGATCGGGCCGGAGCGCGCGGCATACTGCACCGTGTTGTTTCCGATCGTTGCGCTTGCGGTATCGACGGTATTCGAGGGCTACCAGTGGTCGGCGCTCGCCGTGCTCGGTCTCGTGCTCGTCGTTGCCGGCAACCTCGTTGCATTTAATCTGACGCGGCGGTTCTTTGCGCGGCCGGCTGTGTCACGGTAG
- a CDS encoding aminotransferase encodes MKIREFGVERWMDQYENHCELNLAETCVESLTVEELLDLAGKKDAILADVLPMRLTYGAIDGTERLRSNVASLYEKQAVPNVLITHGAISANALVYETLVEPGDHVISVLPTYQQHYSIPESYGAQVEILRLRPENGFLPDLDELKRMIRPDTRLIAINNPNNPTGSLMERPFLEALVAIARSCGAYILCDEVYRGTDQHGDGFTASVADLYEKGISTGSMSKTWSLAGLRVGWIVAPVELIGRVQIHRDYNTISVGMLNDLFASIALENRAALLKRNHEILRTNLAVLDAWIAKEPVLSYVKPKSGTTALVRVDLPVSSRDFCVALLEKTGVMFTPGSALDMEGYVRIGYTNSRAVLEAGLARVSEFLTTYAASR; translated from the coding sequence ATGAAGATCAGGGAATTCGGTGTCGAGCGCTGGATGGATCAGTACGAAAACCACTGCGAGCTGAATCTGGCCGAAACCTGTGTGGAATCGCTGACTGTCGAAGAGCTGCTCGATCTCGCTGGCAAGAAGGATGCGATCCTCGCCGACGTGTTGCCGATGAGGCTGACCTACGGAGCCATCGACGGTACCGAGCGGCTCCGTTCAAACGTCGCGTCGTTGTATGAGAAGCAAGCCGTGCCGAACGTGCTGATCACACACGGTGCGATCAGCGCGAACGCGCTGGTCTACGAAACGCTCGTCGAACCCGGCGATCACGTCATCTCGGTGTTGCCCACGTACCAGCAGCACTATTCGATTCCGGAGAGCTATGGCGCGCAGGTGGAGATTCTGCGACTGCGTCCCGAGAACGGTTTCCTGCCCGACCTCGACGAACTCAAGCGCATGATCCGGCCCGACACGCGGCTCATCGCGATCAACAATCCGAACAACCCCACCGGCTCGCTAATGGAGCGGCCGTTCCTCGAAGCGCTCGTCGCGATTGCGCGGTCCTGCGGCGCGTACATTCTGTGCGATGAGGTCTATCGCGGCACCGATCAGCATGGTGACGGCTTCACCGCATCGGTTGCGGACCTGTACGAAAAGGGCATCAGCACCGGCAGCATGTCGAAGACGTGGTCGCTGGCGGGCCTGCGGGTAGGCTGGATCGTCGCGCCGGTCGAACTGATCGGCCGCGTGCAGATTCACCGCGACTACAACACGATCAGCGTCGGCATGCTCAACGATCTGTTCGCGTCGATTGCGCTGGAAAATCGCGCCGCCCTGCTGAAGCGTAATCACGAGATTCTGCGCACCAACCTCGCGGTGCTCGATGCGTGGATCGCTAAAGAACCCGTGCTCTCGTATGTGAAACCGAAGTCCGGAACGACGGCGCTGGTGCGCGTCGATCTGCCGGTTTCGTCGCGTGACTTCTGCGTTGCGTTGCTGGAGAAGACTGGCGTGATGTTCACGCCCGGTAGCGCGCTCGATATGGAAGGCTACGTGCGCATCGGTTATACCAACAGCCGTGCGGTGCTCGAAGCGGGACTCGCACGCGTCTCCGAATTTTTGACGACGTACGCCGCATCGAGGTAA
- a CDS encoding MFS transporter, producing MADCALAPLSPATTSTDDAAARRIANQRRLTLALVASGMFMAVLDTTIVNVALPALRADLHASVGGLAWIVDAYTLSFAALILAGGLASDRFGAKTVYLWGLALFVGASAACGLAPTVGPLIVARFVQGMGAALFLPASLAIVRSTFEDPRERARAIAMWAGIASVAASIGPVAGGVLVDGFGWRSAFLINVPTGLAALAGAWIVVRSATRSRARRFDWGGQLASMVALGALCYAAIELPTRGPASREVWVAALVAGLAALTLIAVERRAHDPMVPVRWFRNRVFVAMNLAGTLVYIGYFGLLFVLSLYLHGELGLNARQTGLTLLPLAASLSLGNLLSGKLHGRFSATQLMASGLGLAACAVPAMAALLEAHAPWLLVYGTMVAFGMGTALSVAPMISTVLEQVPAELAGVASGLLNALRQSGSLFGVAIAGAATILAPHLSVALWVVGAVGFTTYAIAAMVAGTATATTASKRNAAR from the coding sequence ATGGCCGATTGCGCACTTGCCCCGCTGTCTCCTGCTACGACGTCGACCGACGACGCCGCGGCACGCCGCATCGCCAACCAGCGCCGCCTGACGCTCGCACTCGTCGCGAGCGGCATGTTCATGGCGGTGCTCGACACGACAATCGTCAACGTCGCACTGCCCGCACTGCGCGCCGATCTGCACGCGAGCGTCGGCGGGCTCGCGTGGATCGTCGATGCGTACACGCTGAGCTTTGCCGCGCTGATCCTCGCCGGCGGTCTCGCCTCCGATCGCTTCGGCGCGAAAACCGTCTACCTGTGGGGCCTGGCGCTGTTCGTCGGAGCATCCGCGGCGTGCGGACTGGCGCCGACGGTCGGCCCGCTGATCGTCGCGCGCTTCGTGCAAGGCATGGGCGCCGCGCTGTTCCTGCCGGCATCGCTGGCAATCGTGCGCAGCACGTTCGAAGACCCACGCGAACGGGCCCGCGCGATTGCGATGTGGGCCGGCATTGCATCGGTGGCGGCGTCGATTGGACCGGTCGCGGGTGGCGTGCTGGTGGACGGCTTCGGCTGGCGCAGCGCGTTTCTGATCAATGTACCGACCGGCCTCGCCGCGCTTGCGGGCGCGTGGATCGTCGTGCGAAGTGCCACACGCAGCCGCGCGCGACGCTTCGACTGGGGCGGTCAGCTCGCGAGCATGGTCGCGCTCGGTGCACTCTGCTACGCCGCCATCGAGCTGCCGACCCGCGGCCCCGCGTCACGCGAAGTCTGGGTGGCGGCACTCGTCGCGGGGCTTGCCGCACTGACGCTGATCGCCGTCGAACGGCGCGCGCACGATCCCATGGTGCCGGTGCGCTGGTTCCGCAATCGCGTGTTCGTCGCGATGAACCTGGCCGGCACGCTCGTCTATATCGGCTACTTCGGGTTGCTGTTCGTGCTGAGTCTGTATCTGCATGGCGAGCTCGGGCTCAATGCGCGGCAGACCGGGCTTACGTTGCTGCCGCTCGCAGCAAGCCTGTCGCTCGGCAACCTGCTGTCGGGCAAGCTGCATGGTCGTTTCAGCGCGACTCAACTGATGGCGAGCGGCCTTGGACTCGCCGCGTGTGCTGTCCCCGCGATGGCCGCACTGCTCGAGGCGCACGCGCCGTGGCTGCTGGTGTACGGCACGATGGTCGCCTTCGGTATGGGCACGGCGCTGTCAGTTGCACCGATGATCTCGACCGTACTCGAACAGGTGCCCGCTGAACTGGCCGGTGTGGCGTCGGGTCTGCTCAACGCGTTGCGTCAGTCGGGCAGTCTGTTCGGCGTCGCGATCGCGGGGGCTGCGACGATTCTCGCGCCGCATCTTTCGGTGGCGTTGTGGGTGGTGGGCGCGGTGGGTTTTACGACCTATGCGATCGCTGCGATGGTGGCCGGCACGGCTACGGCGACTACGGCGAGCAAGCGGAATGCCGCGCGGTAA
- a CDS encoding helix-turn-helix domain-containing protein produces MSRRSSPPAPDAVLLPAGAPIPQAGSADTPFGLQSVCHTLRDANATLERFAWLGDHLAVAEWTRLTEEAETVYEQPGHHTLSCYLDGGYRTERQKLPGRFGAPSRLCALPGDHESRWWVRGHMHFIHLYFLPEHFTQRAVQELDREPREMTLADRTYFEDARIASLCQSLVFEQWDDPDGRLRTNETAHEVLSLLLRSQGVRRIGAALKGGLSVAIRRRLRDYIDSHLTQPITLGELAGVAGLSEFHFARMFRTSFGLPPHAWIAQQRLERARTLLRTTALPLVQVAAECGYANASHFSHRFREAFGVAPVVFRQAVQAA; encoded by the coding sequence ATGTCCCGCCGCTCATCGCCTCCCGCTCCCGACGCCGTTTTGCTGCCTGCCGGAGCGCCCATTCCGCAAGCCGGTTCCGCCGATACCCCGTTCGGCCTGCAATCGGTATGTCATACGCTGCGCGACGCCAACGCAACGCTCGAACGTTTTGCATGGCTCGGCGACCACCTGGCCGTCGCCGAATGGACACGCCTCACCGAGGAAGCGGAAACCGTCTACGAACAGCCTGGCCATCACACGCTGTCGTGCTATCTGGACGGCGGCTACCGCACCGAGCGCCAGAAGCTGCCGGGCCGCTTCGGCGCGCCGAGCCGTCTGTGCGCGCTGCCCGGCGATCACGAATCGCGCTGGTGGGTGCGCGGCCATATGCACTTCATCCATCTGTACTTCCTGCCCGAGCATTTCACGCAGCGCGCCGTTCAGGAACTGGATCGCGAGCCGCGCGAAATGACGCTTGCCGATCGCACTTACTTTGAGGATGCGCGTATCGCCAGCTTGTGTCAGTCGCTGGTGTTCGAGCAGTGGGATGATCCGGACGGGCGGCTGCGGACCAACGAAACAGCACACGAAGTATTGAGTTTGTTGCTGCGTTCGCAGGGGGTGCGCCGGATCGGCGCGGCATTGAAGGGCGGGTTGTCGGTGGCGATACGCCGCAGGCTGCGTGACTACATCGATAGTCATTTGACGCAACCGATTACGCTCGGTGAGCTTGCCGGTGTGGCCGGTTTGTCGGAATTTCACTTTGCGCGGATGTTTCGCACATCGTTCGGTTTGCCACCGCATGCGTGGATTGCGCAGCAGCGTCTGGAACGTGCACGTACGCTGTTGCGTACGACCGCGCTTCCGCTAGTGCAGGTTGCTGCGGAGTGTGGGTATGCGAATGCCAGCCACTTTAGTCACCGGTTTCGCGAGGCGTTTGGGGTTGCGCCGGTGGTTTTTCGGCAGGCTGTGCAGGCGGCTTGA
- a CDS encoding M20 aminoacylase family protein, translating into MSTATSFEQQLTQWRHGLHRHPETGFEEAHTSDFVTQVLSELGMEVHRGIGKTGLVASLTLGSGRGVIGLRAEMDALNIAEDATARPYASQIAGKSHACGHDGHMTMILGAAQLLCERRDFDGTVRFIFQPAEEHGRGAKAMIDDGLFERFPVDEIYGVHNMPGMPAGHIATRVGGIMASEDNFTIHVKGRGTHAARPHMGVDPIVIAAQIVLALQTIVSRTLDPGVPAVISCTEILTDGIRNAIPGNVIIKGDTRSYTPEVQALLEKRMREISEGLCALNGAQCTFEYTHEFAPTVNWESCVPTVVEAATRIVGAERVEANIQPMMISEDFGAFLRVVPGAFAFIGNGDGSGDGRGSTPLHNAHYDFNDDVLVTGARYFAEIARLRLPRLAQ; encoded by the coding sequence ATGAGCACTGCAACCTCGTTCGAGCAGCAACTGACGCAATGGCGTCACGGCCTGCACCGTCATCCGGAAACCGGCTTCGAGGAAGCGCACACGTCGGACTTCGTCACGCAGGTGTTAAGCGAACTCGGCATGGAAGTGCATCGCGGCATCGGTAAAACAGGGCTGGTCGCGAGTCTGACACTCGGTAGCGGCCGCGGCGTAATCGGTTTGCGTGCCGAGATGGACGCGCTGAACATCGCCGAGGATGCAACCGCCCGCCCCTACGCATCGCAGATCGCCGGTAAGTCGCACGCGTGCGGACACGACGGTCACATGACGATGATTCTCGGCGCCGCACAACTGCTGTGCGAGCGGCGCGACTTCGACGGCACCGTGCGCTTCATCTTCCAGCCGGCGGAAGAACATGGCCGCGGCGCGAAAGCAATGATCGACGATGGCCTGTTCGAGCGTTTTCCCGTCGACGAGATCTACGGCGTGCACAACATGCCTGGCATGCCGGCAGGACACATCGCCACGCGCGTGGGCGGCATCATGGCCAGCGAAGACAACTTCACGATCCACGTGAAGGGGCGCGGCACGCACGCGGCGCGGCCGCACATGGGTGTCGATCCGATCGTGATTGCCGCGCAGATCGTGCTCGCGTTGCAAACCATCGTGTCGCGCACGCTCGACCCAGGCGTGCCCGCCGTGATCTCGTGCACCGAGATTCTCACCGACGGCATCCGCAATGCGATTCCGGGCAACGTGATCATCAAGGGCGATACGCGCAGCTATACGCCGGAGGTGCAGGCGCTGCTCGAAAAACGCATGCGTGAAATCAGCGAGGGATTGTGCGCGTTAAACGGCGCGCAATGCACGTTCGAGTACACGCACGAGTTCGCGCCGACGGTGAACTGGGAAAGCTGTGTGCCGACCGTCGTCGAAGCGGCGACACGCATCGTCGGAGCGGAGCGTGTCGAGGCGAACATCCAGCCGATGATGATCTCCGAAGACTTCGGCGCCTTCCTGCGTGTCGTGCCGGGTGCCTTTGCGTTTATCGGCAACGGCGATGGTAGTGGCGATGGCCGCGGTAGCACGCCGCTGCACAACGCGCACTACGACTTCAACGACGATGTGCTGGTAACCGGCGCGCGCTACTTCGCGGAAATTGCGCGCCTGCGATTGCCGCGCCTCGCACAGTAA